A stretch of Amycolatopsis balhimycina FH 1894 DNA encodes these proteins:
- a CDS encoding enoyl-CoA hydratase/isomerase family protein, translating to MTEPLLVEQCGPVRWLWLNRPERRNALDVTLIEALDKQITGAEADPATAVVAVAGNGPSFCAGGDFRQFLDLHDRGHNPVGFLTDVSACFTRIAGSTKPWVAVLHGHAVAGGLELALACDVVVAADTTLIGDGHLARRLVPAGGSSVRLPGAVGRGLSRWLLLTGELLPATAFAGTGWLRAIVPEADLHTTADRLCRQLADRAGPAQQRLKTLLHRIDGVAPEHALREELAAFADNWPASSVADALRAFLDHGDNR from the coding sequence GTGACCGAACCGCTTCTCGTCGAGCAATGCGGCCCTGTCCGGTGGTTGTGGCTGAACCGTCCCGAGCGGCGCAACGCCCTCGACGTCACCCTGATCGAGGCCCTGGACAAGCAGATCACCGGCGCCGAGGCCGACCCGGCCACCGCGGTCGTCGCGGTGGCGGGCAACGGGCCGAGTTTCTGTGCGGGCGGGGACTTCCGCCAGTTCCTGGACCTGCACGACCGCGGCCACAACCCGGTCGGCTTCCTGACCGACGTCTCGGCCTGCTTCACCCGCATCGCGGGCAGCACCAAACCGTGGGTCGCCGTGCTCCACGGCCACGCCGTCGCCGGGGGCCTCGAACTCGCACTGGCCTGCGACGTCGTGGTCGCCGCCGACACGACGCTCATCGGCGACGGGCACCTCGCCCGCCGGCTCGTCCCGGCCGGCGGGTCCAGCGTCCGGCTTCCCGGTGCGGTCGGGCGTGGGCTGTCGCGCTGGCTCCTGCTCACCGGCGAGCTGCTGCCCGCGACCGCGTTCGCCGGCACCGGCTGGCTTCGGGCGATCGTGCCCGAAGCCGACCTGCACACCACGGCCGACCGCCTCTGCCGTCAGCTGGCCGACCGCGCCGGCCCGGCCCAGCAGCGGCTCAAGACGTTGCTGCACCGCATCGACGGCGTCGCGCCCGAACACGCCCTGCGTGAGGAGCTGGCGGCCTTCGCCGACAACTGGCCGGCCAGCTCGGTCGCCGATGCCCTGCGCGCCTTTCTCGATCATGGAGACAACCGATGA
- a CDS encoding alpha/beta fold hydrolase, whose product MLATLFLPAPAAAATTCEDLSVPVTVALLPQTMHGRLCAPPGASTVAVLIPGGTYNASYWDIGYTPEIRSFRLAMNQAGLATLALDRLGTGSSSKPLSTLLSASVQATAAHQVIQSVRSRFAKVVVGGHSIGAAMAMIEAGRYRDVDGVLVTGMTHRMNLVSVIPTLAQMMPAPLDPALPGRDAGYLTTNPGTRYTAFHTPGPYDAAALAYDESTKDVFAATEAVDSLTLTTVVDPASQQITAPALLVVGNDPNFCGTLGSDCSSPQALRVSEAPFFGTANLQTYILNGYGHAINYAPNAPTYFGVVANWLKTL is encoded by the coding sequence TTGCTGGCCACGCTTTTCCTGCCTGCTCCGGCCGCCGCGGCCACGACGTGCGAAGACCTGTCCGTCCCGGTCACGGTGGCCCTGCTCCCGCAGACGATGCACGGCCGCCTGTGCGCCCCGCCCGGAGCGTCGACGGTGGCGGTCCTGATTCCGGGCGGCACGTACAACGCGTCCTATTGGGACATCGGCTACACGCCGGAGATCCGGTCGTTCCGCCTGGCGATGAACCAGGCGGGCCTGGCGACCCTGGCACTGGACCGCCTGGGCACGGGCAGCAGTTCGAAGCCGTTGAGCACGCTGCTGAGCGCGTCGGTCCAGGCGACGGCGGCGCACCAGGTGATCCAGTCGGTGCGTTCCCGGTTCGCGAAAGTGGTCGTCGGCGGCCACTCGATCGGAGCGGCGATGGCGATGATCGAGGCGGGCCGCTACCGCGACGTCGACGGCGTGCTGGTCACGGGCATGACGCACCGGATGAACCTGGTCTCGGTGATCCCGACGCTGGCCCAGATGATGCCGGCCCCGCTGGACCCGGCGCTCCCCGGACGCGACGCAGGCTACTTGACCACCAACCCGGGCACGCGCTACACGGCGTTCCACACACCGGGTCCGTACGACGCCGCCGCGCTCGCGTACGACGAGTCCACAAAGGACGTCTTCGCGGCAACCGAGGCGGTGGACAGCCTCACGCTGACGACGGTGGTCGATCCGGCGTCCCAGCAGATCACGGCCCCGGCCCTGCTGGTGGTCGGCAACGACCCGAACTTCTGCGGAACCCTGGGCAGCGACTGCTCATCCCCGCAAGCCCTGCGCGTGTCGGAGGCCCCGTTCTTCGGCACGGCGAACCTGCAGACCTACATCCTGAACGGCTACGGCCACGCGATCAACTACGCCCCCAACGCCCCGACGTACTTCGGAGTGGTGGCCAACTGGCTGAAAACCCTGTGA
- a CDS encoding TetR/AcrR family transcriptional regulator, producing MTGPLIAGLDDSGNGSARRRRVDPERRAQLLKDLEELVLAEGFMALSMDDLAHRLHCSKATLYSVAGNKEQLVVALTKGFFRQATEQIEQAVADVADPRLRIPAYLSGVGRAMSRCSTQYYADMIGLRSTAAVYRTNSAAAARRVQELIADGVKEGALRSIDGTFAGQLVALAIEGVQSGVLLSGGLSAGEAYTEMADLLLHGLSAPQA from the coding sequence ATGACTGGGCCTCTGATAGCCGGACTGGACGACTCCGGCAACGGTTCGGCGCGACGACGGCGCGTCGACCCCGAACGCCGCGCCCAGCTGCTCAAGGACCTCGAAGAACTCGTGCTCGCCGAGGGCTTCATGGCGCTGAGCATGGACGATCTGGCGCATCGGCTGCACTGCTCGAAGGCGACGCTCTACAGCGTGGCCGGGAACAAGGAACAGCTGGTCGTGGCCTTGACGAAGGGGTTCTTCCGGCAGGCGACCGAGCAGATCGAGCAGGCCGTGGCCGACGTGGCCGACCCGAGGCTGCGCATCCCGGCCTACCTGTCCGGGGTCGGCCGGGCGATGAGCCGGTGTTCGACCCAGTACTACGCCGACATGATCGGGCTCCGGTCGACCGCTGCCGTCTACCGGACGAATTCCGCGGCGGCGGCCCGGCGCGTCCAGGAGCTGATCGCCGACGGCGTCAAGGAGGGAGCGCTGCGGTCGATCGACGGCACCTTCGCCGGACAGCTCGTGGCACTGGCCATCGAAGGCGTGCAGTCCGGCGTGCTCTTGAGCGGCGGCCTCAGCGCGGGCGAGGCGTACACCGAAATGGCGGATCTCCTGCTGCACGGGCTCAGCGCACCCCAGGCATGA
- a CDS encoding CBS domain-containing protein, translated as MYLIGGRRVTVSDLLEAGLVKAGAKLRFKRKRIGATFDATVTDEGRIRLEPDGEEFRSPSRAAMVAAEMRAVDGWRAWVVVDEGRLLDSVRQEFLDRAIAGATATVDRKSGDQDRQRVHERLRRARERADEHNPERISVRALLALWEATDRGDKIGQIEADLANHGLVTSPSFRAVTLDTVVSLTTPSEEGPPVIDDVPVGKDDEGGDDLNVRLTVGNVSPLDGVESVSPNSTLHEAVTKMLLNEFSQLAVLNGPRNLRGAVTWRSIAQAMHQKSDATVADAIDTRVELVAYDRDLFEVLPLLQQHEFVFVLDESRIVKGIVTTSDVARRYGEMATPFFQVGELDQTLRWILGRSFDIPAIQPMCSRTVESFDDLTFGDYQSILGNRDVWDKLGWPLDRQVFIARLEKIRHIRNKVMHFHPDPIPEDSITKLRSFNSLLHQYRDPA; from the coding sequence ATGTACCTGATCGGCGGTCGCCGCGTCACCGTCTCGGACCTGCTCGAGGCGGGCCTGGTCAAGGCCGGCGCGAAGCTCAGGTTCAAGCGGAAGCGCATCGGTGCCACCTTCGACGCGACCGTGACCGACGAGGGGCGGATCCGCCTCGAACCCGACGGCGAGGAGTTCCGCTCGCCTTCGCGAGCGGCCATGGTGGCGGCGGAAATGCGAGCGGTCGACGGATGGCGAGCGTGGGTGGTGGTCGACGAGGGCCGGTTGCTCGATTCGGTGCGCCAGGAGTTTCTCGACCGGGCGATCGCCGGCGCGACGGCCACGGTCGACCGGAAATCCGGGGACCAGGATCGGCAGCGCGTCCACGAACGCCTGCGGCGAGCGCGTGAACGCGCCGACGAGCACAATCCCGAGCGGATCTCCGTCCGCGCCCTCCTGGCGCTCTGGGAAGCGACCGATCGCGGCGACAAGATCGGCCAGATCGAGGCGGACCTGGCGAACCACGGCCTGGTGACCTCGCCGAGCTTCCGCGCGGTCACCCTCGACACGGTGGTTTCCCTGACCACGCCGTCCGAGGAGGGGCCGCCCGTGATCGACGATGTCCCCGTCGGCAAGGACGACGAGGGGGGCGATGACCTGAACGTCCGCCTGACGGTGGGAAACGTGTCTCCACTCGATGGTGTGGAGTCGGTCAGCCCGAACAGCACGCTCCATGAAGCGGTCACGAAGATGCTTCTCAACGAGTTCTCGCAGCTCGCTGTCCTGAACGGTCCCCGCAACCTGCGGGGTGCCGTGACCTGGCGCTCGATCGCCCAGGCAATGCACCAGAAATCGGACGCGACGGTCGCCGACGCGATCGACACCCGCGTGGAACTGGTCGCGTACGACCGGGACCTCTTCGAAGTCCTTCCCCTGCTGCAGCAACACGAATTCGTCTTCGTACTGGACGAGAGCAGAATCGTGAAGGGCATTGTCACCACCTCGGACGTGGCCCGGCGCTACGGCGAGATGGCCACCCCGTTCTTCCAGGTGGGCGAGCTGGACCAGACTCTGCGCTGGATCTTGGGCCGCTCCTTCGACATTCCGGCCATCCAGCCGATGTGCAGCAGGACGGTCGAGAGCTTCGACGACCTGACCTTCGGCGACTACCAAAGCATCCTCGGAAACCGGGACGTCTGGGACAAGCTGGGCTGGCCGCTGGACCGCCAGGTCTTCATCGCCCGGCTGGAGAAGATCCGCCACATCCGCAACAAAGTCATGCACTTCCACCCGGACCCGATACCGGAAGACTCCATCACCAAGCTACGGAGCTTCAACAGCCTGCTCCACCAATACCGCGATCCTGCCTGA
- a CDS encoding sigma-70 family RNA polymerase sigma factor, translating to MTAHVRETADRNRFTAETERFRRELLAHCYRMAGSAHDAEDLVQETYLRAWRSYAGFEGRASIRSWLYKIATNVCLTAALPRPIRVLPSGLAGPDDGPDRPPSQAAPGEVSWLEPFPAAWITPATEDPAATAVARESLRLALIASLQHLPARQRAILILREVLAFSAPETAKILGTTTAAVKSGLQRARARLDELEPQPGELLEPTDERARALLAGYITAFEHSDASLLEKVLRTDATLEATPFRNWYAGKPNCLYLLAAHVMGAPGEWRMIATEANGQPAAAVYHRDNDGKLQAHGIVVLTPTATGVARVTEFHNPALVVLFGFPNLLTG from the coding sequence ATGACGGCGCACGTACGGGAGACGGCGGACCGGAACCGGTTCACGGCCGAGACCGAGCGGTTCCGCCGTGAGCTGCTGGCGCACTGCTACCGCATGGCCGGCTCGGCGCACGACGCCGAAGACCTGGTCCAGGAAACGTACCTGCGGGCTTGGCGGTCTTACGCGGGCTTCGAGGGCCGTGCGTCGATCCGGTCCTGGCTCTACAAGATCGCCACCAACGTCTGCCTGACGGCGGCGCTGCCGCGCCCGATCCGGGTCCTGCCGTCGGGGCTGGCCGGTCCGGACGACGGACCAGACCGTCCACCGAGCCAGGCCGCACCGGGCGAGGTCTCGTGGCTGGAACCGTTCCCGGCCGCCTGGATCACCCCGGCCACCGAAGACCCGGCCGCGACGGCGGTAGCACGCGAGTCGCTCCGGCTGGCGCTCATCGCGAGTCTGCAGCACCTGCCCGCCCGCCAGCGAGCGATCCTGATCCTGCGCGAGGTGCTGGCGTTCTCAGCGCCCGAAACGGCGAAAATCCTCGGCACGACAACGGCGGCGGTGAAGAGCGGGCTGCAACGCGCCCGAGCCCGGCTGGACGAGCTGGAACCGCAGCCCGGTGAACTGCTCGAACCAACCGACGAGCGAGCACGCGCGCTGCTGGCCGGCTACATCACCGCATTCGAACACTCGGACGCGAGCCTGCTGGAAAAAGTGCTCCGCACCGACGCCACCCTGGAAGCAACACCATTCCGCAATTGGTATGCGGGCAAGCCGAACTGCCTGTACCTGCTCGCCGCACACGTCATGGGCGCCCCGGGCGAATGGCGAATGATCGCCACGGAAGCCAACGGCCAACCAGCCGCAGCCGTGTACCACCGCGACAACGACGGCAAGCTCCAGGCGCACGGCATCGTCGTGCTGACCCCGACAGCCACAGGCGTCGCCCGCGTGACGGAATTCCACAATCCGGCGCTGGTGGTCCTGTTCGGATTCCCGAACCTGCTCACCGGCTGA
- a CDS encoding AMP-binding protein: MSAAGRVAELTAEFTAPVLEVARLLCDRHPADRVAFTVVDGAGESSSLTFGELAANSHRYARALQGLGVGPGDRVATLMGKSTDLVTVILAIWRLGAVYVPLFTAFAPQAIALRLEGSGAHVVVVDPDQGPKLDPGPDLPHDPERCVVTGASLADLAAAASPEPVPAVTTSGDGPLVHMFTSGTTGKPKGVIHPVSYIAGWQIYLEYALGVTRESSYWCAADPGWAYGLYAAIVAPLAAGIPSLLLAGGFSVETTWRTLAGHRVTDFTAAPTVYRGLRSSSLPVPPGLCLRRASSAGEPLTPEVNEWAGAALGVAVHDHFGQTEVGMPLANHHHSELAHPLKTGSMGRPVPGWSLTVLADDRDEPVAPGVLGRVAIDVAASPLMTFRGYQIPGQSDAKFTAGGRWYLTGDAGRVDSDGDFFFSSRDDDVIIMAGYRIGPFEIESVLAQHPAVAECSVVGAPDDVRGEVIEAYVVLRDGSEATPALASELQQFVKTRYAAHAYPRTIHFIDALPKTPSGKTQRYLLRRRRAELTAGTR; encoded by the coding sequence GTGAGCGCCGCCGGTCGGGTCGCCGAACTGACCGCGGAATTCACCGCACCCGTCCTCGAAGTGGCTCGGTTGCTGTGCGACCGGCACCCCGCGGACCGCGTCGCGTTCACCGTCGTCGACGGCGCCGGTGAGTCGTCGAGCCTGACCTTCGGCGAACTCGCCGCGAACTCGCACCGCTACGCGCGGGCGTTGCAGGGGCTTGGCGTCGGTCCCGGCGACCGGGTCGCGACCCTGATGGGCAAGAGCACCGACCTGGTCACGGTCATCCTCGCGATCTGGCGGCTCGGCGCGGTCTACGTTCCGCTGTTCACCGCGTTCGCTCCCCAGGCCATCGCCCTGCGGCTGGAAGGCTCGGGGGCGCACGTCGTGGTCGTCGACCCGGACCAGGGCCCCAAGCTCGACCCGGGGCCGGACCTGCCGCACGACCCCGAGCGCTGCGTCGTCACCGGCGCGTCTCTGGCGGACCTGGCCGCCGCGGCGTCCCCGGAACCGGTGCCCGCCGTCACCACGAGCGGAGACGGCCCGCTGGTGCACATGTTCACCTCCGGCACCACCGGCAAACCCAAAGGGGTGATCCACCCCGTCTCGTACATCGCCGGCTGGCAGATCTACCTGGAGTACGCCCTCGGCGTCACCCGGGAGAGCAGCTACTGGTGTGCCGCCGACCCCGGCTGGGCCTACGGGTTGTACGCCGCCATCGTCGCTCCGCTGGCCGCCGGCATCCCCAGCCTTCTGCTGGCCGGCGGGTTCTCCGTCGAGACGACCTGGCGCACCCTCGCCGGCCACCGGGTCACAGACTTCACCGCCGCTCCGACCGTGTACCGGGGATTGCGTTCTTCCTCGTTGCCCGTGCCGCCGGGGCTGTGCCTGCGGCGGGCGTCCAGCGCCGGGGAGCCGTTGACCCCGGAGGTCAACGAGTGGGCCGGCGCCGCGCTGGGCGTTGCCGTGCACGATCACTTCGGCCAGACCGAGGTCGGCATGCCGCTGGCCAACCACCACCACTCGGAACTCGCTCATCCCCTCAAGACCGGCTCGATGGGGCGGCCGGTGCCCGGCTGGAGCCTCACTGTTCTCGCCGACGACCGGGACGAGCCGGTCGCACCGGGCGTGCTCGGCAGGGTCGCGATCGACGTCGCGGCGAGCCCGCTGATGACCTTCCGCGGCTACCAGATCCCGGGGCAGAGTGACGCCAAGTTCACCGCCGGCGGCCGCTGGTACCTCACGGGTGACGCCGGGCGAGTCGACTCCGACGGCGACTTCTTCTTCTCGTCCCGCGACGACGACGTCATCATCATGGCCGGTTATCGCATCGGGCCGTTCGAGATCGAGAGCGTCCTCGCCCAGCACCCCGCCGTCGCCGAATGCAGCGTCGTCGGCGCACCCGACGATGTCCGCGGGGAGGTCATCGAGGCCTATGTCGTCCTCCGCGACGGCAGCGAGGCGACCCCGGCGCTGGCCTCCGAACTCCAGCAGTTCGTCAAGACCCGCTACGCCGCCCACGCCTACCCGCGGACCATCCACTTCATCGACGCCCTGCCCAAGACACCCAGCGGCAAGACGCAGCGTTACCTGTTGCGCCGACGGCGAGCGGAACTTACCGCGGGGACACGGTGA
- a CDS encoding sigma-70 family RNA polymerase sigma factor, with the protein MESSRADLISRARAGDDDAFQALTEPHRRELQVHCYRMLGSFQDAEDALQDTVVAAWRGLSGFDGRASLRTWLYRIATNRCLSTLRSAARRPATAWDIPGVEPPEPTRLGEVVWLEPYPDTLLDGAIQVPLGPEARYEQTESISLAFVTALQALPPRQLAVLILRDVLGFPASEVAGMLDTTLDSVKSALKRARATLQRNQPPSAGHEPPPATASPTENAIVAGFVHAWETADVDALVALLTDDVFMSMPPLPLEYQGRDVVGRFCGAIFDAGRRFALVPTRANGQPAFGAYLIAPNGVRHGTGLYVVTLAGDRISAMTRFENSMLSPFGLPRSLPPQA; encoded by the coding sequence GTGGAGTCCTCGAGGGCAGATTTGATCAGCAGGGCGCGCGCCGGGGACGACGACGCGTTCCAGGCACTGACCGAGCCGCACCGCCGTGAGCTGCAGGTGCACTGCTACCGGATGCTCGGCTCGTTCCAGGACGCCGAGGACGCGCTCCAGGACACCGTGGTGGCGGCCTGGCGAGGACTCAGCGGGTTCGACGGCCGCGCCTCGCTCCGCACCTGGCTCTACCGGATCGCCACCAACCGGTGCCTGAGCACGCTGCGCTCGGCCGCCCGGCGTCCGGCCACGGCGTGGGACATCCCCGGCGTGGAACCGCCCGAGCCGACCCGGCTCGGCGAGGTCGTCTGGCTCGAACCCTATCCGGACACCCTGCTCGACGGCGCGATCCAGGTGCCGCTCGGCCCGGAGGCCCGCTACGAGCAGACCGAATCCATCTCGCTGGCCTTCGTCACCGCACTGCAGGCCCTGCCGCCTCGCCAGCTCGCCGTCCTCATCCTGCGTGACGTCCTCGGCTTCCCGGCGAGCGAGGTGGCCGGCATGCTCGACACGACTCTCGACTCGGTGAAGAGCGCACTCAAGCGGGCACGGGCGACCCTGCAGCGCAACCAGCCGCCGTCCGCCGGCCACGAACCGCCGCCCGCCACGGCCTCGCCGACCGAGAACGCGATCGTGGCGGGCTTCGTGCACGCCTGGGAAACCGCCGACGTCGACGCGCTGGTGGCCCTGCTGACCGACGACGTCTTCATGTCCATGCCACCGCTGCCACTGGAATACCAGGGCCGGGACGTCGTCGGCCGCTTCTGCGGCGCCATCTTCGACGCGGGCCGGAGGTTCGCCCTGGTACCGACCCGCGCCAACGGGCAGCCGGCGTTCGGGGCCTACCTGATCGCTCCCAACGGCGTCCGCCACGGGACCGGCCTGTACGTCGTGACCCTTGCGGGCGACCGGATCAGCGCCATGACCCGGTTCGAGAACAGCATGCTGTCACCGTTCGGGCTGCCGCGGTCGCTCCCTCCTCAGGCGTGA
- a CDS encoding ParA family protein: protein MRVVAVMNYKGGVGKTTLTANLGAVAAGRGLRVLLLDLDPQTNLTFSFFSIDDWHEQLADNRTIKQWYGGEMPGRDVPLPGLVVSPGRVNRALAGTGGRLDLIASHLGLIDIDLELAALLGGTTTLDGSKRRFLDLHGCLRQALADDHFAEYDLVLIDCAPNFGLVTKTAIVASEQILVPAKADYLSTLGLEYLVGNCAGLVQQFNDFVNHNGGTREHRPIDPGMLGVVFTMVQIYSQDVTTAQRAYIEEVRLNSKVPVLQSRIRNSPHHFGDAGETGVPAMLRANSRDKVVREFDQLAGEVLTALELTPGAPR, encoded by the coding sequence ATGCGGGTCGTGGCGGTCATGAACTACAAGGGCGGCGTGGGAAAGACGACTCTGACCGCGAACCTCGGTGCGGTCGCGGCCGGCCGCGGCCTGCGGGTTCTCCTGCTCGACCTCGACCCACAGACCAACCTGACCTTCTCCTTCTTCTCGATCGACGACTGGCACGAGCAACTCGCGGACAACCGCACGATCAAGCAGTGGTACGGCGGCGAAATGCCCGGCAGGGACGTCCCGCTGCCCGGCCTCGTGGTGTCACCGGGGCGAGTCAACCGGGCCCTCGCCGGCACCGGGGGACGGCTCGACCTGATCGCCTCCCACCTCGGGCTCATCGACATAGATCTCGAACTCGCCGCGCTGCTGGGCGGCACGACCACCCTTGACGGGTCGAAGCGGAGGTTCCTGGACCTGCACGGTTGCCTGCGGCAAGCGCTGGCGGACGACCACTTCGCCGAGTACGACCTGGTCCTCATCGACTGCGCACCGAATTTCGGCCTGGTCACCAAGACGGCGATCGTCGCGAGCGAGCAGATCCTCGTCCCGGCCAAGGCGGACTACCTGTCCACCTTGGGACTGGAGTACCTGGTGGGCAACTGCGCCGGTCTGGTCCAGCAGTTCAACGACTTCGTCAACCACAACGGCGGAACCCGGGAACACCGCCCGATCGACCCCGGCATGCTCGGTGTGGTCTTCACCATGGTGCAGATCTATTCACAGGACGTCACCACCGCCCAGCGCGCCTACATCGAGGAAGTCCGCCTGAACTCCAAGGTTCCCGTGCTGCAGAGCAGGATCCGCAACAGCCCCCACCACTTCGGCGACGCCGGCGAGACCGGCGTACCGGCGATGCTGCGCGCCAACAGCCGGGACAAGGTCGTCCGGGAATTCGATCAGCTCGCCGGCGAGGTGCTGACCGCGCTCGAGCTGACGCCGGGTGCCCCGCGGTGA
- a CDS encoding dihydrofolate reductase family protein yields MGKIVISETVSLDGVFQDPVGAGGFRFAGWFDQLTGADREAWAKVEFEEAMGAEALLMGRRTYEWLVARGWASRSGDWPDRLRALPKYVVSSTLEDPAWANSTVLRGDVMDEVAELKKQVDGEIVVYGSGQLVLPLIEHDLFDELRLMICPFALGEGERLIGRIGDRKSLRLAAGRTVGDSLVCLTYQPGASA; encoded by the coding sequence ATGGGAAAGATCGTGATCAGCGAGACCGTATCGCTCGACGGGGTGTTCCAGGACCCGGTGGGTGCCGGGGGCTTCCGGTTCGCCGGCTGGTTCGACCAGCTCACGGGTGCGGACCGCGAGGCGTGGGCCAAGGTCGAGTTCGAGGAGGCGATGGGCGCGGAAGCGTTGCTGATGGGCCGCCGGACCTACGAGTGGCTCGTCGCGCGAGGCTGGGCGTCCCGGAGCGGCGACTGGCCGGACCGGCTGCGCGCGCTGCCCAAGTACGTCGTGTCGTCGACGCTGGAAGATCCCGCGTGGGCCAATTCGACGGTCCTCAGGGGCGACGTCATGGACGAAGTCGCGGAGCTGAAGAAGCAGGTGGACGGGGAGATCGTCGTCTACGGCAGCGGGCAGCTCGTGCTTCCGCTGATCGAGCACGACCTGTTCGACGAGCTGCGGCTGATGATCTGCCCGTTCGCGCTCGGCGAGGGCGAACGACTGATCGGGCGGATCGGTGACCGGAAATCCCTGCGCCTGGCCGCCGGGCGCACCGTCGGGGACAGCCTCGTCTGCCTCACCTACCAGCCCGGCGCTTCGGCCTGA
- a CDS encoding SDR family oxidoreductase — protein MNRYHGRVVAITGGAQGLGLAMAARFAAEGAAVALADVNGEALTRAAETIAAELRTDVVDVTDSAQVGSWIAGVTEGLGRLDVLVNNAGIIRDNRVEDITDDDWHAVLDVSLTGSFHCARTAFGPMKRQGYGRIVSFSSMSWRGNFGQANYVAAKAGIVGLTRTLALEGARHGITANAIAPGLIETPMLASMNGPARDKLTGKIPMRHTGKPEDIAEAAAFLAAEAAGYITGVVLDVDGGISIGSSIR, from the coding sequence ATGAATCGCTACCACGGACGCGTCGTCGCCATCACCGGTGGCGCACAGGGGCTCGGTCTCGCCATGGCCGCCCGGTTCGCCGCCGAAGGCGCCGCCGTCGCGCTGGCCGACGTCAACGGTGAAGCCCTCACGCGCGCCGCCGAGACGATCGCCGCCGAACTCCGCACCGACGTGGTCGACGTGACCGACTCCGCCCAGGTCGGCAGCTGGATCGCCGGCGTCACCGAGGGCCTCGGCCGCCTCGACGTCCTGGTCAACAACGCCGGCATCATCCGCGACAACCGGGTCGAGGACATCACCGACGACGACTGGCACGCGGTGCTCGACGTCAGCCTCACCGGCAGCTTCCACTGCGCCCGCACGGCCTTCGGGCCCATGAAGCGCCAGGGCTACGGACGCATCGTCAGCTTTTCCTCCATGTCCTGGCGCGGGAACTTCGGCCAGGCCAACTACGTGGCCGCCAAGGCCGGCATCGTCGGCCTGACCCGCACCCTCGCCCTCGAAGGCGCGCGCCACGGCATCACCGCCAACGCCATCGCCCCCGGCCTCATCGAGACCCCCATGCTCGCCTCCATGAACGGCCCCGCCCGCGACAAGCTCACCGGCAAGATCCCGATGCGCCACACCGGCAAGCCCGAGGACATCGCCGAGGCCGCGGCGTTTCTAGCCGCGGAAGCGGCCGGCTACATCACCGGCGTCGTCCTGGACGTGGACGGCGGCATCTCGATCGGATCCTCGATCCGGTGA
- a CDS encoding zinc-binding dehydrogenase, protein MSIPATMRALEQTSLRGPQDMRLILDAPVPAPGPGEVLIRVAAAGVNFADISKAHGTFRDGPRPPYPAGFEAVGDVVACGESVTAPRLGDRVAGVGSGAFADYLVLPAAAATPVPAGWSAEQALGLVVNWPTALAALKPLGRVAAGETVLVHAAAGATGQAAVTMAKHYGATVIGTASPGKHETVLALGADHVLDSRGDDLAAEVRRLTGGAGADLVLESAGGATFEASLAAAKRVTGRVVVYGLAGGEAPVTNWELVYRHQVHVIGLNIGVLIQAAPRVFGELMGELSALVAAGVLTPARPTTYDLADGPKALAELEARATVGKLALRP, encoded by the coding sequence GTGAGCATTCCCGCCACCATGCGCGCCCTGGAGCAGACTTCGCTGCGGGGTCCGCAGGACATGCGTTTGATCCTCGACGCGCCGGTGCCGGCCCCGGGTCCGGGCGAAGTCCTGATCCGGGTCGCCGCCGCCGGCGTCAACTTCGCCGACATCTCGAAGGCCCACGGCACGTTCCGGGACGGACCGCGCCCACCGTATCCGGCGGGGTTCGAGGCCGTCGGCGACGTCGTGGCGTGCGGTGAGTCGGTGACGGCCCCGCGGCTCGGGGATCGCGTGGCCGGCGTCGGATCCGGGGCGTTCGCTGACTACCTGGTCCTGCCGGCGGCCGCCGCGACGCCGGTGCCGGCCGGCTGGAGCGCCGAGCAGGCGCTCGGCCTGGTCGTGAACTGGCCCACCGCGCTGGCCGCGCTCAAGCCCCTGGGCCGCGTCGCCGCCGGAGAGACCGTGCTGGTCCACGCCGCGGCGGGAGCGACGGGGCAGGCCGCGGTGACGATGGCCAAGCACTACGGCGCGACGGTCATCGGCACGGCGTCGCCGGGCAAGCACGAGACGGTGCTGGCGCTGGGCGCCGACCACGTGCTGGACTCCCGCGGCGACGACCTCGCCGCCGAGGTGCGGCGGCTGACCGGCGGCGCCGGCGCCGACCTGGTGCTGGAGTCGGCGGGCGGCGCCACCTTCGAGGCGAGCCTGGCCGCGGCCAAGCGGGTCACCGGCCGGGTCGTCGTCTACGGGCTGGCGGGCGGCGAAGCCCCGGTCACCAACTGGGAACTGGTGTACCGGCACCAGGTCCACGTCATCGGGCTCAACATCGGCGTGCTGATCCAGGCCGCACCGCGGGTCTTCGGCGAGCTCATGGGCGAGCTGTCCGCGCTCGTCGCCGCGGGCGTGCTCACCCCGGCCCGCCCCACGACCTACGACCTGGCCGACGGCCCGAAGGCCCTCGCGGAGCTGGAAGCCAGGGCGACCGTCGGCAAACTGGCCCTGCGGCCGTGA